A region of Aliivibrio fischeri DNA encodes the following proteins:
- a CDS encoding site-specific integrase produces MASYTVETRKLKNGESRFKVTIIVKKNSAIIHRESKTFKKKSLAKSFGIKQVAEIEANGLKKNLKTSTLAVLLDLFINDRDLWDNTGRTKQFVIKMLRDCDIAKINSHELQTSDLIEHCRNRKGTGTKPATIYHDIAYLRSVMKKSKPVFNIESNYTIFDEAIPILIDMNLIGKSQKRTRRPTENELEQLKKGLLQRQNYRENGKTRIPYIDILDFSILTCMRIGEVCSLRWDDLNHDHKTILVRNRKDPRKKEGNHMIVPLLAGSFDIVLRQNQTNDLIFPYNSRSVSAGFQRVRNDLNIKDLRYHDLRREGASRLFEKGYSIEEVAQVTGHRNLNILWQVYTQLFPHKLHNKE; encoded by the coding sequence ATGGCAAGCTATACGGTAGAAACACGAAAACTAAAAAACGGTGAATCTCGATTCAAAGTAACCATTATAGTTAAAAAGAATTCAGCAATTATACACAGAGAAAGCAAAACTTTTAAAAAGAAATCTCTTGCCAAATCATTTGGTATAAAACAAGTTGCAGAAATTGAAGCTAACGGATTAAAAAAGAACTTAAAAACAAGCACGTTAGCAGTTCTCTTAGATCTTTTTATTAATGATAGAGATTTATGGGATAACACAGGAAGAACTAAGCAATTTGTAATAAAAATGCTTAGAGATTGCGATATAGCAAAGATTAACAGTCACGAACTCCAAACAAGTGATCTAATTGAGCACTGCCGAAACCGAAAAGGAACTGGCACAAAACCAGCCACTATTTACCACGATATAGCTTACCTCCGTTCTGTAATGAAGAAGTCTAAACCTGTTTTTAATATTGAATCTAATTACACAATATTTGATGAAGCAATCCCTATTCTAATTGATATGAACCTAATAGGAAAAAGCCAAAAAAGAACAAGGCGACCAACCGAAAACGAGTTAGAACAATTAAAAAAAGGACTTCTTCAACGCCAAAATTATCGAGAGAACGGAAAAACTCGAATCCCATACATTGATATTTTAGATTTTAGCATTCTAACTTGTATGCGTATTGGTGAAGTGTGTTCTTTACGTTGGGACGACTTAAATCATGATCACAAAACCATACTAGTTAGAAATAGAAAAGACCCTCGAAAAAAAGAAGGCAACCACATGATAGTACCTCTCTTAGCAGGTTCATTTGATATTGTTTTACGTCAGAACCAAACCAATGATTTGATTTTTCCCTACAATTCAAGAAGTGTTAGTGCAGGCTTTCAGAGAGTTAGAAATGACTTAAATATAAAAGATTTACGCTATCACGATTTAAGACGTGAAGGTGCAAGTCGATTATTTGAGAAAGGATATTCAATTGAAGAAGTAGCTCAAGTGACAGGACATAGAAACTTAAATATTTTGTGGCAAGTTTATACTCAGCTCTTTCCACATAAATTGCATAATAAAGAATAA
- the dusA gene encoding tRNA dihydrouridine(20/20a) synthase DusA: MSNPENTNKYPLQRFSVAPMLDWTDRHCRYFHRQLSEHALLYTEMVTTGAIIHGKGDFLAYNEEEHPVALQLGGSNVKDLVHCAKLAAERGYDEVNLNVGCPSDRVQNGRFGACLMAEPDLVAECVAEMKAVVDIPVTVKTRIGIDDQDSYEFLTKFVSTVHEKGGCDQFTIHARKAWLSGLSPKENREIPPLDYPRAYQIKKDFPQLIIAVNGGIKTLAEAKEHLEHLDGVMIGREAYQSPYLLAEVDQQLFGSDKPIKKRREIVESMYPYIERQLENGAYLGHITRHMLGLFQSMPGARQWRRYISENAHKPGAGIEVVETALAKIPSELDV, from the coding sequence GTGTCAAACCCTGAGAACACCAATAAATATCCACTACAACGCTTTTCCGTTGCCCCTATGCTTGATTGGACAGATCGTCACTGTCGTTACTTCCATCGTCAATTATCTGAGCATGCGCTTTTATATACTGAGATGGTAACTACTGGTGCGATCATTCATGGTAAAGGTGATTTTCTTGCGTATAACGAAGAAGAGCATCCAGTAGCCTTGCAGCTAGGTGGTTCAAACGTTAAAGATTTAGTTCATTGTGCGAAATTAGCAGCAGAACGTGGTTATGATGAAGTAAACCTAAATGTGGGCTGTCCATCAGATCGAGTACAAAATGGCCGTTTTGGTGCTTGTTTAATGGCAGAACCAGACTTAGTAGCTGAATGTGTCGCTGAAATGAAAGCGGTTGTTGATATTCCAGTGACGGTAAAAACTCGTATTGGTATTGATGACCAAGATAGCTATGAGTTTTTAACTAAGTTTGTTTCAACTGTTCATGAAAAGGGCGGTTGTGATCAATTTACTATTCATGCTCGTAAAGCATGGTTAAGCGGTTTAAGCCCGAAAGAAAACCGTGAGATCCCGCCACTTGATTACCCACGTGCGTATCAAATTAAGAAAGATTTCCCACAATTAATTATTGCGGTTAATGGTGGTATTAAAACATTAGCGGAAGCAAAAGAGCATTTAGAGCATTTAGACGGTGTGATGATTGGACGTGAGGCTTACCAAAGTCCGTATTTATTAGCGGAAGTTGATCAACAACTTTTTGGTAGTGACAAGCCAATTAAAAAGCGTCGTGAGATTGTTGAGTCTATGTACCCATATATTGAACGTCAGCTAGAGAATGGAGCTTACTTAGGCCATATTACTCGTCATATGTTAGGTCTATTCCAAAGCATGCCGGGTGCGAGACAATGGCGTCGTTATATCAGCGAAAATGCGCATAAGCCAGGAGCTGGCATTGAAGTGGTAGAAACAGCACTTGCTAAAATTCCTTCTGAATTAGATGTATAG
- a CDS encoding TIGR04219 family outer membrane beta-barrel protein, with amino-acid sequence MNKLSLATVVASAALVMAVPAHSAEKEFTTKVAIDAWFPDGKVGSKEGAVRDNDVDASQAFSIAFEHPYPILPNVKVRYTPVKADRFEYDQIDYTGYYKLLETDGLQFDVGLTLTQFANGEFNKGGSIPGGPADQSFSETALNMYADASMHIPNTNFHIFGQYDFGSSSDTRTMDGQAGVKYILPVDAVDVEFKLGYRVMDHEFGYFEGFDSDQANVMVDGWFGGLSFDF; translated from the coding sequence ATGAACAAACTATCCCTCGCCACTGTTGTTGCTTCTGCTGCCTTAGTTATGGCAGTACCTGCACATTCAGCAGAGAAGGAATTTACAACTAAAGTTGCTATTGATGCGTGGTTCCCTGATGGAAAAGTTGGCTCTAAAGAGGGAGCGGTAAGAGATAATGATGTTGATGCATCACAAGCTTTCTCTATTGCGTTTGAACATCCATACCCAATTTTACCTAATGTAAAAGTACGTTATACACCAGTAAAAGCGGATCGTTTTGAATACGACCAAATTGATTACACCGGTTACTATAAATTATTAGAAACTGATGGTCTGCAATTTGATGTGGGTTTAACACTAACTCAATTTGCAAACGGTGAATTTAATAAAGGTGGTTCAATTCCTGGAGGTCCAGCAGACCAAAGCTTTAGCGAAACAGCATTAAATATGTATGCTGATGCATCGATGCACATTCCAAATACAAACTTCCATATTTTTGGTCAGTATGACTTTGGTAGCAGCAGTGACACTCGTACAATGGATGGTCAAGCAGGTGTGAAATACATTCTTCCTGTTGATGCTGTCGATGTTGAATTTAAACTTGGTTATCGTGTAATGGATCATGAGTTTGGTTATTTTGAAGGCTTTGATAGTGACCAAGCAAACGTCATGGTTGATGGCTGGTTTGGTGGTTTGTCGTTTGATTTCTAA
- a CDS encoding assimilatory sulfite reductase (NADPH) flavoprotein subunit — protein sequence MLLKELSALASPLNDQQIGQLQQAASELSPQQLAWVSGYFWGISQTSGATQPINQAAAAVSSQPAGKLSIIFASQTGNAKGVAEALKEEAVAAGIAVELFDASDYKGKNLAKETHVIIVASTNGEGEAPDNAIELHEFLQSKKAPKLDNLHYGVIGLGDSSYEFFCQTGKDFDAFLSKQGATPFIERVDLDVDYEAPAAEWRKQALDKVKEALASEAQSAQVVQLPVGQAAHTSQYSKQNPYTATLLTSQKITGRDSGKDVRHIEIDLDGSGLTYQPGDALGVWFENSPELASAILKQVGLTGDEAVEVDGDSISLQKALVEKYEITSANPQLVTQYAELSGSKKLEKLAADKDKLRQYSGNTQVIDVLSEKKAKLTAEQLVGLLRRLTPRLYSIASSQSEVDEEVHLTVGVVEYLQGDETRFGGASSFLSHRLEEGDDVKVFVEHNNNFKLPQDDNAPVIMIGPGTGIAPFRSFVQERDNRDAEGKNWLFFGDRTFTQDFLYQVEWQKYLKSGIVNQLDVAFSRDQQEKVYVQHRILEHAAQVWQWLQDGAYIYVCGDATRMAKDVHEALICVVEQHGQKTREEAEQFVNELRKAKRYQRDVY from the coding sequence ATGTTATTAAAGGAACTCTCCGCACTCGCTAGTCCACTTAATGACCAACAAATAGGTCAGTTACAGCAAGCCGCTTCTGAATTGTCGCCACAGCAATTGGCGTGGGTCAGTGGCTACTTCTGGGGGATAAGCCAAACATCAGGTGCAACACAACCAATCAATCAAGCTGCTGCAGCGGTATCAAGCCAACCTGCTGGTAAGTTATCTATTATTTTTGCCTCTCAAACAGGTAATGCCAAAGGCGTTGCTGAAGCATTAAAAGAAGAAGCGGTAGCGGCAGGTATTGCTGTTGAGCTTTTTGATGCCAGTGATTACAAAGGTAAAAATTTAGCAAAAGAAACTCATGTCATTATTGTCGCTTCAACCAATGGTGAAGGTGAGGCGCCTGATAATGCCATTGAGTTACATGAATTTTTACAATCGAAAAAAGCACCTAAGCTCGATAATTTACATTACGGTGTTATTGGTCTAGGGGATTCAAGTTATGAGTTTTTCTGCCAAACAGGTAAAGATTTTGATGCCTTCTTATCAAAACAAGGGGCAACACCGTTTATTGAACGTGTTGATCTTGATGTCGATTATGAAGCTCCGGCTGCAGAGTGGCGAAAGCAAGCACTTGATAAAGTAAAAGAGGCATTAGCTTCTGAAGCACAAAGTGCGCAAGTGGTTCAGCTTCCTGTTGGACAAGCCGCTCATACCTCTCAATACTCAAAACAAAATCCGTATACCGCTACGCTATTAACCAGCCAAAAAATCACAGGGCGAGATTCAGGTAAAGATGTTCGTCATATCGAAATTGATTTAGATGGTTCAGGATTAACTTATCAACCGGGTGATGCTCTTGGTGTGTGGTTTGAAAATAGCCCAGAGCTCGCTTCAGCAATTTTGAAGCAAGTCGGTTTAACGGGTGATGAAGCGGTTGAGGTGGATGGTGATTCAATATCGCTTCAAAAAGCCTTGGTTGAAAAATATGAAATCACCTCAGCAAATCCGCAATTAGTGACTCAATATGCAGAGTTGTCAGGCAGCAAAAAGTTAGAAAAGCTAGCAGCAGATAAAGATAAGCTTCGCCAGTATTCAGGGAATACTCAAGTTATTGATGTATTGTCTGAGAAAAAAGCAAAACTCACCGCAGAGCAACTGGTTGGTTTGCTTCGTCGCTTAACTCCTCGTCTATATTCTATTGCATCAAGTCAGTCTGAAGTCGATGAAGAAGTGCATTTGACGGTAGGGGTTGTGGAGTATCTGCAAGGAGATGAAACACGTTTTGGTGGTGCATCTAGCTTTTTATCTCATCGCTTAGAAGAAGGCGATGATGTGAAAGTATTTGTTGAACACAATAACAATTTCAAATTACCTCAAGATGATAATGCCCCAGTGATAATGATTGGACCAGGTACAGGTATTGCCCCATTCCGCTCATTTGTACAGGAGCGTGATAACCGTGATGCAGAAGGTAAAAACTGGTTATTCTTTGGTGATAGAACGTTTACTCAAGATTTTTTATATCAGGTGGAGTGGCAGAAATACCTTAAATCGGGAATTGTGAATCAGCTTGATGTTGCTTTTAGTCGTGATCAACAAGAAAAAGTGTATGTACAACACCGAATCTTAGAGCATGCCGCACAAGTATGGCAGTGGCTGCAAGATGGGGCGTATATCTATGTATGTGGTGACGCAACTCGTATGGCGAAAGACGTACACGAAGCATTGATTTGCGTTGTAGAGCAACATGGACAGAAAACGAGAGAAGAAGCAGAGCAATTTGTAAATGAGCTGCGTAAGGCAAAACGTTATCAAAGGGATGTGTACTAA
- the cysI gene encoding assimilatory sulfite reductase (NADPH) hemoprotein subunit has translation MSELIDVKTILSGTELGPLADNERLKRESKHLRGTIVEDLQDRITGGFTKDNFQLIRFHGMYQQDDRDIRAERAKQKLEPLHNVMLRARMPGGIITPKQWLAIDKFAEENTSYGSLRLTTRQTFQFHGVLKPNIKLMHQTLNSIGIDSIATAGDVNRNVLCTTNPVESELHQEAYEWAKKISEHLLPKTRAYAEIWLDGEKLETTDEEPILGSNYLPRKFKTTVVIPPQNDVDVHANDLNFIAIADNGKLVGFNVLVGGGLAMTHGDTATYPRKADDFGFVPLEKTLDVAAAVVTTQRDWGNRSNRKNAKTKYTLDRVGSDVFKAEVEKRAGVQFEESRPYELTERGDRIGWVEGIDGKHHLALFIENGRLLDYPGKPLKTGVAEIAKVHQGDFRMTANQNLIVAGVPSEQKDHIEQIARAHGLIDDTHSEQRKNSMACVAFPTCPLAMAEAERFLPEFVTEIEGVLKKHNLPEEDNIIFRVTGCPNGCGRAMLAEIGLVGKAPGRYNFHLGGNRSGTRVPKMYKENITDRQILTEIDQLVGRWATERNENEGFGDFTIRAGIVDEVKVSKRDFHA, from the coding sequence ATGAGCGAATTAATTGACGTTAAAACGATTTTATCAGGGACAGAGCTTGGTCCACTTGCTGATAACGAGCGATTAAAGCGTGAAAGTAAGCATTTACGTGGCACGATCGTAGAAGATCTGCAGGATCGAATTACTGGCGGATTTACCAAAGATAATTTTCAGCTGATCCGCTTTCATGGCATGTATCAACAAGATGATCGTGATATTCGTGCTGAGCGTGCGAAACAAAAATTAGAACCCTTGCATAATGTCATGCTACGAGCTCGTATGCCTGGCGGCATTATTACACCAAAGCAGTGGTTGGCGATTGATAAATTTGCTGAAGAAAATACCTCTTATGGCAGTTTGCGCTTAACGACACGTCAAACCTTCCAGTTTCATGGTGTGTTAAAACCAAATATTAAATTAATGCATCAAACATTAAACAGTATCGGTATAGATTCAATTGCGACAGCAGGGGATGTAAACCGAAATGTGTTATGTACGACTAACCCTGTTGAATCCGAACTTCATCAAGAAGCGTATGAGTGGGCGAAAAAAATCAGTGAGCATTTATTACCAAAAACACGTGCTTACGCTGAAATTTGGTTAGATGGTGAAAAACTAGAAACTACGGATGAAGAACCGATTTTAGGCAGTAATTATCTGCCTCGTAAATTTAAAACCACCGTTGTTATTCCTCCGCAAAATGATGTGGATGTACATGCGAATGATTTGAACTTCATTGCCATTGCAGATAATGGAAAATTGGTTGGTTTTAATGTGCTTGTGGGTGGTGGTCTTGCAATGACGCATGGCGATACAGCAACTTACCCACGTAAAGCGGATGATTTTGGTTTTGTACCGTTAGAGAAAACCCTTGATGTTGCAGCGGCAGTGGTGACTACTCAGCGTGACTGGGGTAACCGTTCAAATCGTAAAAATGCAAAAACCAAATACACATTAGATCGTGTGGGTTCTGATGTATTTAAAGCTGAAGTTGAAAAACGAGCTGGCGTTCAATTTGAAGAAAGTCGTCCCTATGAGTTAACGGAACGCGGTGATCGAATCGGTTGGGTTGAAGGGATTGATGGTAAGCATCACTTAGCATTATTTATTGAAAATGGGCGTTTATTAGATTATCCGGGAAAACCACTAAAAACAGGTGTGGCTGAAATTGCTAAGGTTCACCAAGGTGATTTTAGAATGACAGCAAATCAAAATTTGATTGTTGCTGGTGTCCCTTCTGAGCAAAAAGATCATATAGAGCAAATTGCTCGTGCGCATGGTTTGATTGATGATACTCATTCAGAGCAGCGTAAAAATTCAATGGCTTGTGTGGCGTTTCCTACGTGTCCATTAGCCATGGCGGAAGCCGAGCGTTTCTTACCTGAATTTGTGACTGAAATTGAAGGTGTATTGAAAAAACACAATCTGCCAGAAGAAGACAACATTATTTTCCGAGTCACTGGTTGTCCAAATGGTTGTGGCCGAGCAATGTTGGCTGAAATTGGTCTTGTTGGTAAAGCGCCAGGGCGTTATAACTTCCATCTTGGTGGTAATCGCAGTGGAACTCGAGTTCCTAAAATGTATAAGGAAAACATCACTGACCGTCAAATCCTTACTGAAATTGATCAACTTGTTGGTCGTTGGGCGACCGAACGTAATGAAAATGAAGGGTTTGGTGATTTTACGATCCGTGCAGGTATCGTAGATGAAGTGAAAGTATCAAAGAGGGATTTTCATGCCTAA
- a CDS encoding phosphoadenylyl-sulfate reductase, which yields MPKLQLSELLSLTKVEQTLRLAEVNVELEKLTAQERVVWALENLEGNPALSSSFGIQAAVMLQLVTEVKSDTPIILTDTGYLFPETYQFIDQLTDRLNLNLHVFTADESPNWQEARYGKLWEQGVEGIEKYNKLNKVQPMRRALDQLEIGVWFSGLRREQSGSRANLPILSIQNGVFKFLPVLDWTNKEVHYFLKEYDLPYHPLWDQGYLSVGDTHTTQKWEPGMSEEETRFFGLKRECGLHEDDGELDGSGI from the coding sequence ATGCCTAAATTGCAATTATCAGAGCTGTTATCGTTAACCAAGGTTGAGCAAACATTACGTTTAGCTGAGGTTAATGTTGAGCTTGAGAAACTAACAGCCCAAGAGCGTGTTGTTTGGGCGTTGGAAAACTTAGAAGGTAACCCTGCGTTGTCATCCAGTTTTGGTATTCAAGCTGCGGTGATGTTGCAATTAGTTACTGAAGTAAAATCAGATACCCCTATTATTTTGACTGATACCGGGTATCTATTTCCTGAAACTTATCAATTTATCGATCAATTAACGGACCGATTGAATTTAAATCTTCATGTCTTTACTGCGGATGAGAGCCCAAATTGGCAAGAGGCCCGTTATGGTAAATTATGGGAGCAAGGTGTAGAAGGCATTGAGAAATATAATAAACTCAATAAAGTTCAGCCGATGCGTCGTGCTTTAGATCAACTTGAAATTGGAGTTTGGTTTTCAGGGTTACGTCGAGAGCAATCGGGTTCTCGAGCAAATTTACCTATTTTAAGTATCCAAAATGGCGTTTTTAAATTCCTCCCAGTCTTAGATTGGACAAATAAAGAAGTTCATTACTTTTTGAAAGAGTACGATTTACCTTACCATCCATTATGGGACCAAGGGTATTTATCTGTTGGTGATACACACACAACTCAGAAATGGGAACCGGGAATGAGCGAAGAGGAAACTCGATTTTTTGGCTTGAAGCGGGAGTGTGGATTACATGAAGATGACGGTGAACTTGATGGTTCTGGAATTTAA
- a CDS encoding FKBP-type peptidyl-prolyl cis-trans isomerase, which produces MSEVKLETVEQRASYGIGLQMGQQLAQSGLEGLNVAAIAKGIATSLTGDMPEIEVDAINEALQALHMRAEEARAEASKAAAAEGEAFLADNALRPEVTVLESGLQYEVLTEGTGEIPTSDKTVRVHYHGMLTNGAVFDSSVERGQPAEFPVTGVIAGWVEALQLMPVGSKWKLSIPQNLAYGERGAGAAIPPYAALVFEVELLDIL; this is translated from the coding sequence ATGTCTGAAGTAAAATTAGAAACAGTAGAACAAAGAGCAAGCTACGGCATTGGTCTTCAAATGGGCCAACAACTAGCACAATCAGGTCTTGAAGGCCTAAACGTTGCTGCTATCGCTAAAGGTATCGCAACTTCACTAACTGGTGATATGCCAGAAATCGAAGTTGACGCTATCAACGAAGCACTTCAAGCACTTCACATGCGTGCTGAAGAAGCTCGTGCAGAAGCTTCAAAAGCTGCTGCTGCTGAAGGCGAAGCTTTCCTAGCTGATAACGCACTTCGTCCAGAAGTAACTGTACTAGAGTCAGGCCTTCAATATGAAGTACTAACTGAAGGTACTGGTGAAATTCCAACTTCTGATAAAACAGTACGTGTTCACTACCACGGTATGCTAACTAACGGTGCTGTATTCGATAGCTCTGTAGAACGTGGCCAACCTGCTGAATTCCCAGTAACTGGCGTTATCGCAGGTTGGGTTGAAGCTCTTCAACTAATGCCTGTAGGTTCTAAGTGGAAACTTTCTATTCCACAAAACCTAGCATACGGTGAGCGTGGCGCTGGTGCTGCAATCCCTCCATATGCTGCTCTAGTATTTGAAGTTGAACTACTAGATATCCTTTAA
- a CDS encoding LysM-like peptidoglycan-binding domain-containing protein: MNKKKKMNVKRPDFSEQLANLKEKCGPIIEKVAPYWQRLPQFHQKALRILVPVTFVLILLPSGAEEEVDSIQPTVIPAPEMQRQSVSLNLEGLSEQEASSNRNQRETRVNREEKVPTQTASIEKETTTVEAKWHDYQIQEGDTLYQVFRKNNLPLTELNKVVKIEGADKPLSNIKKGQLFRFKLNQQGDLDIVQIERDGQAIMYFRMSDGNFGRSK; this comes from the coding sequence ATGAATAAAAAGAAAAAAATGAATGTAAAGCGCCCAGATTTTTCTGAGCAATTGGCTAATTTAAAGGAAAAGTGTGGGCCTATTATTGAAAAAGTTGCACCTTATTGGCAACGATTACCTCAATTTCACCAAAAAGCATTACGCATTTTAGTTCCTGTTACCTTTGTTTTAATTTTATTACCAAGTGGTGCAGAGGAAGAAGTAGATAGTATTCAGCCTACCGTGATCCCTGCGCCTGAAATGCAGAGACAAAGTGTCAGCTTAAACCTTGAAGGGTTAAGTGAACAAGAGGCATCATCAAACCGCAATCAAAGAGAAACGAGAGTCAATAGAGAAGAAAAAGTACCGACTCAAACAGCCTCTATTGAAAAAGAAACAACGACCGTTGAAGCCAAATGGCACGATTATCAAATTCAAGAAGGTGATACCCTTTATCAGGTATTTAGAAAAAATAATCTGCCATTAACTGAATTAAATAAAGTGGTGAAAATTGAAGGGGCAGATAAACCATTAAGTAATATTAAGAAAGGTCAACTGTTTCGCTTTAAACTCAATCAACAAGGCGATCTAGATATCGTACAAATAGAACGTGATGGTCAAGCGATCATGTACTTTAGAATGTCCGATGGTAATTTTGGACGCAGTAAATAA
- a CDS encoding DMT family transporter produces the protein MAPTHLAIILLILGNLLASLSDVAVKVLDGGVSPFQYIFLRQLISLALLFPFWFHQQPKLRCLSNPKVTLIRAHVLLIGSGCMVVSITYLTLATANAVFYTAPLLMIPLSILLLNEKPSTKKIFQTIVGFLGALIILRPSQFHWAAIFALGTATTLALYNILVRKIPNDQSVITTLFWTTLLSLPVSGGLAWLYWQPLHYHEVLWIALSATFIISYNGLATIAYKKAPATQISLAEYSGLIFVVIFGVIWFDEIPDILTAVGIALIVIPLMPKTWLKNIRGR, from the coding sequence ATGGCTCCTACTCATTTAGCTATTATCTTATTGATATTAGGTAACTTACTTGCTTCACTTTCTGATGTTGCAGTTAAAGTATTGGATGGTGGAGTCTCGCCTTTTCAATATATATTTCTGCGTCAATTGATCTCACTCGCTCTTCTGTTTCCTTTTTGGTTTCATCAACAACCCAAATTAAGATGCTTAAGCAACCCTAAAGTAACGCTAATACGAGCTCATGTTCTTTTAATTGGTAGTGGTTGTATGGTGGTATCAATCACCTACTTAACTTTAGCGACTGCCAATGCTGTTTTTTATACTGCACCATTGTTAATGATCCCGCTTTCAATACTCTTGCTTAATGAAAAGCCATCGACAAAGAAAATATTTCAAACCATAGTCGGGTTTTTAGGGGCTCTTATTATTCTTCGTCCTTCTCAATTCCACTGGGCTGCTATTTTTGCTTTAGGAACCGCAACTACATTGGCGTTATATAATATTTTGGTAAGAAAAATACCTAACGATCAATCCGTTATTACCACACTATTTTGGACTACATTATTATCCTTACCTGTTTCAGGTGGTTTAGCTTGGCTTTATTGGCAACCATTGCATTATCATGAAGTTCTTTGGATTGCTCTGAGCGCAACTTTTATTATTAGTTATAATGGGTTAGCGACCATTGCATACAAAAAAGCCCCTGCAACTCAGATTTCTTTGGCTGAATATTCAGGATTAATTTTTGTGGTTATATTTGGTGTGATTTGGTTTGACGAGATCCCAGACATATTAACAGCAGTGGGGATTGCATTGATTGTCATTCCTCTTATGCCTAAAACGTGGTTAAAGAACATAAGAGGAAGATAG
- a CDS encoding GNAT family N-acetyltransferase: MIHWQKIPFTELTTSQLYELLRLRVDVFVVEQTCPYPELDGKDCQDGVYHLIGTKDNEIIACARLLPAGTSYINVSIGRVATKGTARGDGLGHKLLSQALACCEELWPGETIDIGAQEHLTHFYQKHGFQVISDMYLEDDIPHVDMRLEK, translated from the coding sequence ATGATCCATTGGCAAAAAATACCATTTACCGAATTAACCACCTCTCAACTCTATGAATTACTTCGTTTAAGAGTCGATGTTTTTGTTGTAGAGCAAACCTGCCCTTACCCAGAACTTGATGGCAAAGATTGCCAAGATGGGGTTTATCATTTAATTGGCACTAAAGATAATGAAATTATAGCCTGCGCTCGATTGCTGCCAGCAGGTACCAGTTATATCAATGTCAGTATTGGACGAGTTGCAACCAAAGGCACTGCAAGAGGTGATGGTTTAGGACATAAACTGCTATCACAAGCTTTAGCGTGTTGTGAAGAATTATGGCCAGGAGAGACGATTGATATTGGTGCTCAAGAACATCTAACTCACTTTTATCAAAAACATGGATTTCAGGTAATTTCTGATATGTATCTTGAGGATGATATTCCCCATGTTGATATGCGTTTAGAAAAATAA
- a CDS encoding Crp/Fnr family transcriptional regulator, with translation MNDLFTTQLESHGFTPHEISQIVKLGKLKTLPAKSILIKQNNVANEFYFLIDGFCHSCYLTEQGKQFSKEFYWNGDWVVGFEELLDQTSSPYTLETITQTSLITLPISLLDRWRKNALPLYIKLLETQLLYKERKERFMLLNSPQARYEVFCQNYPELLAQLNDYQVAAYLGITHISLSRIKNRIKKLT, from the coding sequence ATGAATGATCTTTTTACCACTCAACTGGAATCACACGGGTTTACTCCCCATGAAATATCTCAAATAGTTAAGTTAGGTAAGCTAAAAACTCTTCCTGCTAAGTCTATACTTATCAAACAAAATAATGTTGCTAATGAATTCTATTTTCTTATTGATGGGTTTTGTCATTCTTGTTATCTCACCGAACAAGGCAAGCAATTTAGTAAGGAGTTTTATTGGAATGGCGATTGGGTCGTTGGCTTTGAAGAATTATTAGATCAAACGTCATCTCCTTATACTCTTGAAACCATTACTCAAACAAGTTTAATAACATTACCTATCTCTCTACTGGACCGATGGCGAAAAAATGCTCTCCCTCTTTATATCAAGTTATTAGAAACACAACTTTTGTATAAAGAAAGAAAAGAACGCTTTATGTTATTAAACTCTCCTCAAGCTCGTTACGAGGTTTTCTGTCAAAATTATCCAGAACTATTAGCCCAACTCAACGATTACCAAGTTGCCGCTTACCTTGGCATAACTCATATCAGCTTAAGTCGAATAAAAAACAGAATTAAAAAGTTAACATAA